A stretch of DNA from Thermanaerosceptrum fracticalcis:
GGGGGTATTGTATGTTCACGAAACACTGGATGTTAAGAGAAACTGCTCATTGCAAAGAAGGGTGCATACGTTAGTCCTGGGCATGACGAAAACTGCCCGAAACCCCTGGCCCATAAGGCCAGGGGTTTTTAAAATATTTCTAACAACTAACAACTATCAACTATCAACTAAAAAATGACCATGCACCATCATACTCTACACCGCATATATAGTTGAAAAACAGGTGGTGAGTGTATGTTTAAGGGTTTCTTTACCGGTACCGTAGCTCAGAAAAAAATGGCCCGGGCTCTTGCAGATTTCAATACCCTTACCCAAAAGAGAGAAAAAGGAACTCACTGGAAAAAAGAAATTGTGCAGGAGTTCCTAATTCCCTATGGTAAAACATTAGCATAAATTAAGGATAAACACGTGTCGCTGATTTACTTCAGCGGCATATTTTTTTGGATAATTTTTTGTCTTGGGGTCTTTGCTTTTCCAAAGAAGGACTAAATAGCCAAAAAATAAAAATAAAATAAAATATATTTTTTAGAAGGAATATCTACTAGTAGATAGAAATATATATACAACAATATAAAACTGCGTTCAATAATATGGAACGATTTGATGGGGGTGAGAGTAAGGGGAGTTTTTTAGGCGTTGAAAGTTTATTAGTCCATTACAATATGGGGAGGTATGCTTGTGAAACTCATAACCTTAGTGGCTAAAGTGGACAAAGAAAAATGTACGGGTTGTAAAACCTGTGCGAAGGTATGTCCCACAGTAGCGATTGAAATTGTGGATAGGAAAGCAGTTATTAACGAAGAATTATGCCGCGGCTGTGGCAACTGTAATCAGAGATGCCCTGTTTATGCCGTGACCATGGAAAAGCTGGAGAAACCTTATAAGGTTTCGGTGGCTGTGGAGGATGTTCCTTATGAAAAGATTGACGAGTTATGCAAAAAGGCCTTATTAAATCCTGAACAAATCATTTGCTACTGTACCGCTACCCGCGCTGAGGAAGTGGCGGCCGCAGTTCTAAAAGGTGCAAAATCTCCGGAAGAACTGTCGCAGCTTACCGGGGTTAGGACAGGTTGTAAGGTTGAATGTATTCAACCTATGCTTCGTCTCTTAGAAGCTCATGGCGTTACACCTGTACCTCCAGAAGGTGGTTATCAATGGTATGGCCGGACCCCCACAATATGGGATATACCGGAGGAAGTAAAGAAAAAATATAGCAGCCGTGGCTTTTATTTCGATGAAGATATTAAACTCCTTAACAAAGTTAAAGATACTAGAAAGGAGGAGAAATAGATGTTGAGAAAGCCTATTACCCCGCAGAAACCCCGTGTGTCCCAGTATGGTGTGGATCCTAAATATGTAACGAAAAGGGTAGCCGAATATCCTGAGATTACCTCCGTTATGTTGAGTGATCTGTTTCCTGATACTCCCAAGGTGATTTACCCCAGTGAAAAGGGTATTGCCGCTGTAAGGGAAGCTGCCGAAAAAGCCTTAGAAAACATCGATATGAGTATGATAAAACCCGGAGACTCTGTTAATGTATGTGCCTCTCACCATGGCTTTACCTTACTGGGTGGAGAGCCTTATGCGGAGCTTTTGCGGACAGTCAGAGATGTGATTGCCAGAAAAACCGGAACCGACAATATTCGTTTAAGAGCCGGGGTTGGTCTTCGCTTCCGGGAGACTGAAGAATATATTAAAGCTTTTAAGCTGGATGAACACTATAAAGGTAAGGCCCGTGGCGTAGCTCCTGTTGATGAAGGCATACCCATTGAAACTGAGATAGGGACCCTTTATGGGATTAAGGCTATTTATGATGCTGACTGGATAGTTCACGTTCATAACAGTGATGTGCGCGAAGTCCACTTCCACCGCCAGGTTGACAGGGCGGTAAAACCCTTTGGCATGTCTTATGCCAGGATTGAAACCCGTTCCACATATCACCAGAATTTGGGCCCCAGAGGGGCCAACTTTACCGCCCGTTCTATCTTTGCTTCAGAATTTGTACAAAGCAAGTTTGCTTTCACTGCCTTTCTGGATATGTCGCCTGTGGGTGTGGTGGGTGTTGATGCCGACAATGACCTCTATGCCTTAAACGACAGGCTAACCGTGGCAGGCTGTAAATATTACGGGAAAATTATGACTCTTTTGGGGCAAATAGATGAGTGTATTGCCGCTTTAGATTTCCCCTGCCCCGTACCTTATGTATTTGCTGCTGGTGTCATCTATGCCAACTTCGTAGGGGCCAATGTAGATCTCTTTGATTTAGAAGGTGACCTGCCTCCTTATACCTGGTATACGGAAGCCTTCTATGGCAAGGACGGTAAACCTTTAATCGAGGGAGTTGCTCCCGTTAACCCCGCTATTAAGATGTGTGTGCAAAATTACGGGTGGGGTGGTTATCCCAGCGCCTTCTTCAGTGAACACATTCCCACCATCGTTGTAGGCCGGGAACAGGCAGAAGTAATGAACCGTGACCCCCAGAATATCGAATACATGTCTCATGCAGTAATTGCTGATAACCTTGATACGGCAATGGCATTTGCCTATAAGACTGCCAAAACCGATAAAGTGATTATCTTTGACGGGGCAGCCGGTGGTATCAACGTCAGCGAATCCCTGGCCAAGTTCCTGATAGAAAAAGCTCCCTATGTCAACAAACTGGTGGATGAAGAATTACTCCCCAAATGGTTGCGTCAGCGTGGTGTAGACCCTGAGGTTCTGAAAAATTTCAAGTGAGCGGATTGTAGAAGGGGGATATAAAGCATGAGTTTAGAAGTCAAAGAGGCTAGGAAAAGCATTATAGAACCGGGACCGGGATTTGCCAGCGGTTTAGCCGATCTGGGCAAACATTTAAACGCCAATACCATCACGGCCGGTACTGTGGCCGCCGTATTCGGCTGTACGGGGCCTGCGCTGATTGTCTTAAATGCCGCCCAGACCGGTAAATTGACACAGCCCCAGGCTATATCCTGGTTATTTGCCATTTACTTTTTCGGTGGTTTGATTAGTATTATCCTGGCCTTGAAATACAAACAGCCCATTAACGGTGCCTACTCCATACCAGGTGCTGTAATGCTCATTGATTCATTAAAAAACAATTCTCTAAGTGATGCAGCAGGGGCCTATCTGGTGGCCGGTCTCATCGTCCTTATCCTCGGCTTGACAGGTTTGATCGGAAAAGTGATGAGATGGTTACCGGTTCCTATCGTCATGGCTATGATTGCAGGGGCTATGATCAGATTCGGTACAGGTATCGTAACTTCCACACAGGCTGCTCCCGTGATTGGCTTTGCCACCTTAGTTGGTTACTTTTTGGCACCTAAAGTTTCTAAAAAACTACCCCCAATTCTTACGGCTTTAGTACTGGGTATAGCCGCTGCCGGTTTCACAGGACAATTAAATTTTGCCGGGGTTCAATATAAATTAATCGGCCCGGAGATTATCATACCCACCTTTAATATGGGAACTATGCTTTCCATAGCCATCCCCCTAGCGGTGCTGGTCATGGGTGCGGAAAATGCCCAGGCCTACGGAGTTCTAGTTTCTCAAGGGTATAAACCCCCTATTAACACTATGACTATTATCAGTGGTATTGGTGGAATCCTTACTTCTTTCTTCGGTGGTCATAACGCCAATATTGCAGGACCCATGACAGCCATTTGTTCTTCCGAGGAAGCTGGCGAAAACAAAGAAGGCAGATACGCAGCTACCGTTGTCAATGGTATCCTCTTTGGAAGCTTCGGACTCATTGCCAGTATTGCTGTAGCCTTTGTCACAGGCTTACCTAAAACATTAATCGCCATTGTGGCCGGGCTGGCCATGGTGGG
This window harbors:
- a CDS encoding 4Fe-4S binding protein, with amino-acid sequence MKLITLVAKVDKEKCTGCKTCAKVCPTVAIEIVDRKAVINEELCRGCGNCNQRCPVYAVTMEKLEKPYKVSVAVEDVPYEKIDELCKKALLNPEQIICYCTATRAEEVAAAVLKGAKSPEELSQLTGVRTGCKVECIQPMLRLLEAHGVTPVPPEGGYQWYGRTPTIWDIPEEVKKKYSSRGFYFDEDIKLLNKVKDTRKEEK
- a CDS encoding benzoate/H(+) symporter BenE family transporter yields the protein MSLEVKEARKSIIEPGPGFASGLADLGKHLNANTITAGTVAAVFGCTGPALIVLNAAQTGKLTQPQAISWLFAIYFFGGLISIILALKYKQPINGAYSIPGAVMLIDSLKNNSLSDAAGAYLVAGLIVLILGLTGLIGKVMRWLPVPIVMAMIAGAMIRFGTGIVTSTQAAPVIGFATLVGYFLAPKVSKKLPPILTALVLGIAAAGFTGQLNFAGVQYKLIGPEIIIPTFNMGTMLSIAIPLAVLVMGAENAQAYGVLVSQGYKPPINTMTIISGIGGILTSFFGGHNANIAGPMTAICSSEEAGENKEGRYAATVVNGILFGSFGLIASIAVAFVTGLPKTLIAIVAGLAMVGVLISSFEYAFSTKKFRMGAFFALVIAMSGVTILKISSPFWALLGGVVASLIAEPKDFDS